The DNA sequence AGGCGGCGAAGCCCGGCGTGATCCCGCTGCGGCCGCTCGGCCTGGGCGAGATCCTCGACGGTGCCGTCAGCACCATGCGCAAGCACTGGCGCACGGTGCTGCCGATCACCCTGGTCGTGGCCGTCCTCGTACAGCTCGTCAGCGTGTTCGTGCAGAAGTACGCGCTCGAAGAGTTCCCGGTGACCCAGTCGAGCACCGCGCCCCTGGACGAGCAGCTCGACGCCCTCGGCTCCATGGTGGGACTGATGGCCGCGGATCAGTTCATCCTGTTCATCGGCACCATCGTCGCCACCGCGATGCTCACCATGGTCTACAGCCGGGCCGTCCTCGGCCACGGCTCCTCCGTCGGCGCCGCCTGGCGCGAGGCCCGCACCCAGCTCGCACGGCTGTTCGGCCTGACCCTCCTCCTGGGGATCGGCGCGTCCCTCCTCTTCGCCGTACTGGTCCTGCCCGGCGCCCTCGCCGGCCAGGCCGGCCTCGCCGTCCTCGGCGGTTTCGTCGCCCTGGGCCTGATCCTCTGGCTCTGGATCAGGTTCTCCCTGGCCTCTCCCGCCCTGATGCTGGAGAAGACAACGGTGCGCAAGGCCCTCGCCCGCTCCTCGAAGCTGGTCAAGGGCTCCTGGTGGCGGATCTTCGGCATCACCGTCCTGACGGCCGTCATCACGTTCATCGTCTCGGGCGTCATCGTCTTCCCCCTCACCCTCGTCGGCGGCCTGATGTTCGGCGGCGGCCTCGAAGGCTTGGCCGACGGCTCCGGCGCCACGAGCTGGGGATACCTGATCACGACGGCGATCGGCGGGATCATCGCGCTGGCGATCACCCTGCCCATCCAGGCCGGCGTCACCGTCCTGCTCTACGTCGACCAGCGCATCCGCCGCGAGGCCCTCGACCTGGAGCTCGCCCGGGCGGCGGGCATCGAGAACTACGGCACCACCACGCCGCCGACCGGAGGCTGACGCGGGAATGAGGAGCACGGGGGGCCTGCTCACCCACACAGCACCACCCACACCACAGATCACCATCGGCCGTGAGGCGGCCCGCGAGGCGGCCCGCCACGAGCTGTCCAAGCCCGCGTACCACCAGAACGACCCCGGGCTGATCCAAAGGGCCCTGAACCGCTTCTGGGAGTGGGTCGGGGACCTCTTCGACCGCGCCTCCGGCGCCACCCCGGGCGGAGCCCTCGGCCTGCTGGCCGTCGCCGTCTTCGCCCTCCTCGTCATCGCCGCCCTGTGGTGGCGCCTGGGCGCCCCCCGCCGTACGGCCTCCCGCGCGCCCGGCACCCTCTTCGACGACGGCGTCCGCAGCGCGGCCGACCACCGCGCCGCCGCCGGGGCACTGGCCGGCGAGGGCCGCTGGAGCGAAGCCGTCCAGGAGCGCATGCGCGCCGTCGTCCGCTCCCTGG is a window from the Streptomyces sp. NBC_01244 genome containing:
- a CDS encoding DUF4129 domain-containing protein, coding for MRSTGGLLTHTAPPTPQITIGREAAREAARHELSKPAYHQNDPGLIQRALNRFWEWVGDLFDRASGATPGGALGLLAVAVFALLVIAALWWRLGAPRRTASRAPGTLFDDGVRSAADHRAAAGALAGEGRWSEAVQERMRAVVRSLEERTLLDPRPGRTADEAAAEAAVSLPSHATALRAAARTFDDVTYGAHPATPEMYATLTTLDQALSRTKPLLTGPTP
- a CDS encoding glycerophosphoryl diester phosphodiesterase membrane domain-containing protein — protein: MNDSPGWATPGSSPSDGEGSHGTQPPAGGAGDSKWSAEQPPPGQWSSPTPGQTPPNPQQQPPAAPQPGAGWGSYGSGPQNGGQNGGQGGWGRHTQAAKPGVIPLRPLGLGEILDGAVSTMRKHWRTVLPITLVVAVLVQLVSVFVQKYALEEFPVTQSSTAPLDEQLDALGSMVGLMAADQFILFIGTIVATAMLTMVYSRAVLGHGSSVGAAWREARTQLARLFGLTLLLGIGASLLFAVLVLPGALAGQAGLAVLGGFVALGLILWLWIRFSLASPALMLEKTTVRKALARSSKLVKGSWWRIFGITVLTAVITFIVSGVIVFPLTLVGGLMFGGGLEGLADGSGATSWGYLITTAIGGIIALAITLPIQAGVTVLLYVDQRIRREALDLELARAAGIENYGTTTPPTGG